The following are from one region of the Nymphaea colorata isolate Beijing-Zhang1983 chromosome 7, ASM883128v2, whole genome shotgun sequence genome:
- the LOC116257942 gene encoding putative pentatricopeptide repeat-containing protein At1g69350, mitochondrial — MLYEPLFRVCTTNRTLRQLHAYLLVLGYLRGTPFPSSTPEFYRHSPDQLHTTSVLSESQALANASLYSRSSCRTGQVNKLATMLINSYAKTGDIAFARLVFDTICRPHAFLNDVMMKGFVWNGGCFEDAILLSDRMLVSQFEHGSFTFPSVLKACGGLHDVDKGRKVHGRMIKGGFEADCAIQTALIRVYALCGFENGAYQVFVRMFQTYAISWGAMVLGYDNNGRYTECLEVFVQMNGAAVEVDSVTMVGIAQACAGLGCLKH; from the coding sequence ATGCTCTATGAGCCCCTTTTCAGGGTCTGCACCACCAATAGAACTCTTCGTCAACTTCACGCCTACCTTCTCGTCCTCGGTTATCTAAGAGGGACACCCTTTCCGAGCAGTACACCTGAGTTTTATCGTCACTCTCCAGACCAACTTCATACCACCTCTGTCTTAAGTGAATCCCAAGCTCTAGCCAATGCTTCCCTTTATTCTCGTTCGAGTTGCCGAACTGGGCAAGTCAACAAGCTTGCAACCATGCTTATCAATTCATATGCGAAGACCGGTGACATTGCTTTTGCCAGATTGGTCTTCGACACCATTTGTCGTCCACACGCATTTCTTAATGATGTAATGATGAAGGGTTTTGTGTGGAATGGGGGGTGCTTTGAAGATGCCATTTTGCTCAGTGATAGAATGCTGGTTTCTCAGTTCGAACATGGGAGCTTTACGTTCCCCTCCGTTCTCAAAGCTTGTGGTGGTTTGCACGATGTCGATAAGGGTAGAAAGGTGCATGGGAGGATGATTAAGGGTGGATTCGAAGCAGATTGTGCAATACAAACTGCTCTCATTCGTGTGTATGCCCTGTGTGGCTTTGAAAATGGTGCTTACCAAGTGTTTGTCAGAATGTTCCAGACGTATGCAATTTCTTGGGGTGCAATGGTATTGGGCTATGATAATAATGGTAGATATACTGAATGTTTGGAAGTCTTTGTTCAGATGAATGGGGCAGCTGTCGAAGTTGACTCTGTGACAATGGTTGGTATAGCCCAAGCCTGTGCTGGCTTGGGTTGTTTGAAGCATTGA